The following proteins are co-located in the Colletotrichum lupini chromosome 4, complete sequence genome:
- a CDS encoding HhH-GPD family base excision DNA repair protein: MLRSAAPGVKRHAEDNEEDDYHPQAIKRVKAASKDASSTQETRVDLPHGLGSYISNLEVIVRDENSFPNSCSDDFASTRKNMTAEDLEKASKRYRRLKKPTTTTVDLSEANEEAIDKAGSDPDSTNDLDSEDEQKVVKEKDYKLMPGETPYRDWPGPSAGECQVVYDILVQEYQKREQSEEPAKRKALNFIQPATIPPASANVAGCGEVPCLVDAMMRTIISQSVTRESADKVIENIIKLIGMLDKKGPGPESINWNALRKAPKDAVLEAFRPGGLGPTKYNAIKTCLSMIRKDNKKRAKMYLKEKETKDPSNSPGTARLSPEQRDHQLSKINAGILTLDHIRIMKPHDAMLELVKYPQVAVKTASCLLLFNLQMPSFAVDTHVHRMTRWLGWAPMKASPNDTYMHCDFRVPDHLKYGLHQLFIEHGGNCYRCQGSTVEGTTKWNSTVCPLEHLLARDKKQTQAKVKNKSVRESGTLDVWVKSTKPQAGVSGAD; the protein is encoded by the coding sequence ATGTTACGATCGGCTGCTCCTGGGGTGAAGAGACACGCTGAAGACAACGAAGAGGATGATTACCATCCACAAGCGATTAAGCGAGTGAAAGCCGCATCCAAGGACGCATCATCTACCCAGGAGACCAGGGTAGATCTCCCCCATGGTTTAGGAAGTTACATTTCCAACCTGGAGGTCATTGTCAGAGATGAGAACTCGTTCCCAAACAGCTGCTCTGATGATTTCGCGTCGACGAGAAAGAACATGACTGCAGAAGATTTAGAGAAAGCTTCCAAGAGATACCGGCGATTAAAGAAGCCGACAACAACGACCGTGGATCTCAGTGAGGCAAACGAAGAGGCGATCGACAAAGCAGGAAGCGATCCAGATTCAACTAACGACCTAGATTCAGAGGACGAACAGAAGGTCGTCAAGGAGaaggattataaactaatgcCAGGAGAGACACCGTACCGCGACTGGCCTGGACCTAGTGCAGGGGAGTGCCAGGTTGTCTACGACATCCTTGTTCAGGAATACCAAAAGAGAGAGCAGAGTGAAGAGCCTGCGAAGCGCAAAGCACTTAACTTTATCCAACCAGCCACAATACCGCCAGCTTCTGCCAATGTCGCTGGGTGTGGAGAAGTGCCATGCTTGGTTGATGCCATGATGAGAACAATCATCAGCCAGTCGGTCACCCGAGAAAGCGCCGACAAGGTGATAGAAAATATCATCAAACTGATTGGTATGCTTGACAAGAAAGGACCTGGCCCAGAGAGTATCAATTGGAATGCTCTGCGAAAGGCCCCGAAAGATGCAGTGCTAGAGGCTTTTCGACCAGGTGGACTTGGTCCCACAAAGTATAATGCCATCAAGACGTGCCTCAGCATGATTCGCAAAGATAACAAGAAAAGGGCAAAGATGTACCTCAAGGAGAAAGAAACGAAAGATCCCAGCAATTCGCCTGGGACAGCGAGATTGAGCCCAGAACAAAGGGACCACCAGCTGAGCAAGATTAATGCGGGCATACTAACACTGGATCACATCCGAATCATGAAGCCACATGATGCAATGCTGGAACTCGTCAAATACCCCCAGGTCGCAGTCAAGACTGCTTCTTGTCTTCTACTATTCAATTTGCAGATGCCCAGCTTTGCGGTCGACACCCACGTACATCGGATGACAAGATGGCTGGGATGGGCCCCCATGAAAGCAAGCCCGAACGACACATACATGCACTGCGACTTTCGAGTACCCGACCACCTCAAGTATGGACTTCATCAGTTGTTCATTGAGCACGGTGGAAATTGCTACCGTTGCCAAGGGTCGACAGTGGAAGGTACTACGAAGTGGAATAGTACTGTCTGTCCACTTGAGCACCTCCTGGCTCGTGACAAGAAACAGACTCAGGCGAAGGTAAAGAACAAGAGTGTGAGAGAGTCGGGCACACTCGATGTGTGGGTAAAATCCACCAAGCCTCAAGCTGGTGTATCAGGGGCCGATTAG